One window of Streptomyces sp. FIT100 genomic DNA carries:
- the serA gene encoding phosphoglycerate dehydrogenase, with amino-acid sequence MSTATRKPVVLIAEELSPATVDALGPDFEIRHCDGADRAQLIPAIADVDAILVRSATKVDAEAVAAASRLKVVARAGVGLDNVDVAAATKAGVMVVNAPTSNIVTAAELACGLLVATARNIPQANAALKVGEWKRSKYTGVELSEKTLGVVGLGRIGVLVAQRMSAFGMKIVAYDPYVQPARAAQMGVKLLTLDELLAVSDFITVHLPKTPETLGLIGDEALHKVKPSVRIVNAARGGIVDEEALASALKEGRVAGAGLDVYAKEPCTDSPLFQFDQVVCTPHLGASTDEAQEKAGIAVAKSVRLALAGELVPDAVNVQGGVIAEDVRPGLPLAEKLGRIFTALAGEVAVRLDVEVYGEITQHDVKVLELSALKGVFEDVVDETVSYVNAPLFAQERGVEVRLTTSSESPDHRNVVTVRGTLANGEEVAVSGTLAGPKHLQKIVAVGDYDVDLALADHMVVLRYEDRPGVVGTVGRILGEAGLNIAGMQVSRQEEGGEAVVVLTVDDTVPQSVLSEIAEEIGATSARTVNLTD; translated from the coding sequence GTGAGCACTGCGACCCGTAAACCCGTTGTACTCATTGCCGAAGAGCTGTCGCCCGCGACGGTGGACGCGCTCGGTCCGGACTTCGAGATCCGGCACTGCGACGGCGCGGACCGCGCCCAGCTGATCCCCGCCATCGCGGACGTGGACGCGATCCTCGTCCGCTCCGCCACCAAGGTGGACGCCGAGGCGGTGGCGGCCGCGAGCCGGCTGAAGGTCGTCGCCCGCGCGGGTGTCGGTCTGGACAACGTGGACGTCGCCGCCGCCACCAAGGCGGGCGTGATGGTCGTCAACGCCCCGACGTCCAACATCGTGACCGCGGCCGAGCTCGCGTGCGGCCTCCTGGTCGCCACCGCGCGGAACATCCCGCAGGCCAACGCCGCGCTGAAGGTCGGCGAGTGGAAGCGCTCGAAGTACACGGGCGTGGAGCTCAGCGAGAAGACCCTCGGCGTCGTCGGCCTCGGTCGGATCGGCGTCCTGGTCGCCCAGCGCATGTCCGCGTTCGGCATGAAGATCGTCGCCTACGACCCGTACGTACAGCCCGCGCGCGCCGCGCAGATGGGCGTCAAGCTGCTCACGCTGGACGAGCTCCTCGCGGTCTCGGACTTCATCACCGTCCACCTCCCCAAGACCCCCGAGACGCTCGGCCTGATCGGCGACGAGGCGCTGCACAAGGTCAAGCCGTCCGTCCGCATCGTCAACGCGGCGCGTGGCGGCATCGTCGACGAGGAGGCGCTGGCCTCCGCCCTCAAGGAGGGCCGGGTCGCGGGCGCGGGCCTCGACGTGTACGCCAAGGAGCCGTGCACCGACTCCCCGCTCTTCCAGTTCGACCAGGTCGTCTGCACCCCGCACCTCGGCGCGTCCACGGACGAGGCGCAGGAGAAGGCCGGTATCGCGGTCGCCAAGTCGGTGCGCCTCGCGCTCGCCGGTGAGCTGGTGCCGGACGCGGTCAACGTCCAGGGCGGGGTCATCGCCGAGGACGTCCGCCCGGGCCTGCCGCTCGCCGAGAAGCTGGGCCGGATCTTCACCGCGCTGGCGGGCGAGGTCGCGGTCCGGCTCGATGTCGAGGTCTACGGCGAGATCACCCAGCACGATGTGAAGGTGCTCGAACTCTCCGCGCTGAAGGGCGTGTTCGAGGACGTGGTCGACGAGACCGTGTCGTACGTCAACGCGCCGCTGTTCGCGCAGGAGCGGGGCGTCGAGGTCCGCCTCACCACCAGCTCCGAGTCCCCGGACCACCGCAATGTGGTGACCGTGCGCGGCACCCTCGCGAACGGCGAGGAGGTCGCCGTCTCCGGCACGCTGGCCGGTCCCAAGCACCTCCAGAAGATCGTCGCCGTCGGTGACTACGACGTGGACCTGGCGCTCGCCGACCACATGGTCGTGCTGCGCTACGAGGACCGTCCGGGCGTCGTCGGCACGGTCGGCCGGATCCTCGGCGAGGCCGGGCTCAACATCGCCGGCATGCAGGTCTCGCGCCAGGAGGAGGGCGGCGAGGCGGTGGTCGTGCTCACCGTCGACGACACCGTTCCGCAGTCCGTGCTGAGCGAGATCGCCGAGGAGATCGGCGCGACGTCGGCCCGCACGGTGAACCTGACCGACTGA
- a CDS encoding CdaR family transcriptional regulator encodes MKGDYQELVDEISGLLDAPATLENRDFGLIAFGAHDSDDDTAMDPVRTRSILTRKSTPAVRAWFEGFGIARATGPVRIPAAPEAGVFRDRICLPVRHRGIALGYVWLLDADPGPTHAQLAAAMEVTERIGGLLADEERAGSDLSREFRTVLTAERGPRYDMAVTALRSALGPAGEGLHAVVCLAPWPSGDAPSARTVPGASALCTMPWPGPAGRAAPVDGSPAAAGQALGVLVRLRAADALTPAVAAATRLGAASGQVSVAGIALPRRGLGLLSTSWREAASAARAVLAQPRLGPVADWSSIGPYRLLTALPPAPSPDPAAGPLLTPAHSELARTAEVFLDCAGQAGRAASALGIHRQTLYYRLSRVEQLTGLDLDKGEDRLLLHMALKAARL; translated from the coding sequence GTGAAGGGCGATTACCAGGAACTGGTGGACGAGATCTCCGGGCTGCTGGACGCCCCCGCGACCCTGGAGAACCGGGACTTCGGACTGATCGCCTTCGGTGCGCACGACAGCGACGACGACACGGCGATGGACCCGGTCCGTACGCGCTCGATCCTGACCAGGAAGTCCACCCCGGCGGTGCGCGCCTGGTTCGAGGGCTTCGGTATCGCCCGCGCGACGGGCCCCGTAAGGATCCCGGCGGCCCCGGAGGCCGGGGTCTTCCGCGACCGGATCTGTCTGCCGGTCCGCCACCGCGGGATCGCCCTCGGCTACGTCTGGCTCCTCGATGCCGACCCCGGCCCCACCCACGCCCAACTGGCCGCCGCCATGGAGGTGACCGAGCGGATCGGCGGACTGCTCGCGGACGAGGAACGGGCGGGGTCCGATCTCTCGCGGGAGTTCCGCACGGTGCTCACGGCCGAGCGGGGCCCCCGGTACGACATGGCGGTCACCGCCCTCCGCTCGGCGCTGGGACCGGCCGGCGAGGGCCTCCACGCCGTGGTCTGCCTGGCACCGTGGCCGTCGGGCGACGCACCCTCGGCACGTACGGTGCCGGGGGCATCGGCGCTGTGCACCATGCCCTGGCCGGGCCCGGCGGGCAGGGCCGCCCCCGTGGACGGCTCCCCCGCCGCAGCGGGCCAGGCCCTTGGCGTACTGGTCCGGCTGCGGGCCGCCGACGCCCTCACGCCCGCCGTCGCCGCCGCGACCCGCTTGGGCGCCGCCTCCGGCCAGGTTTCCGTCGCGGGGATCGCCCTCCCCCGCCGCGGCCTGGGCCTGCTCAGCACCTCCTGGCGCGAGGCCGCCTCCGCCGCCCGCGCCGTCCTCGCCCAGCCGCGGCTCGGCCCGGTCGCCGACTGGTCCTCCATCGGCCCGTACCGCCTGCTCACCGCGCTGCCGCCGGCCCCGTCCCCCGACCCTGCGGCCGGGCCCCTGCTGACCCCGGCGCACTCCGAACTCGCCCGCACGGCCGAGGTGTTCCTCGACTGCGCCGGCCAGGCCGGCCGTGCGGCGTCGGCCCTCGGCATCCACCGCCAGACGCTCTACTACCGGCTCTCGCGCGTCGAACAGCTGACCGGACTCGATCTGGACAAAGGCGAGGACCGGCTGCTGCTGCACATGGCCCTCAAGGCCGCCCGGCTCTAG